One part of the Acidobacteriota bacterium genome encodes these proteins:
- the murD gene encoding UDP-N-acetylmuramoyl-L-alanine--D-glutamate ligase has protein sequence MGSFDVAGARVVVAGAALSGVAAAELLVRRGARVVLSERRAAIEDAGRLRAAGVVLELGGHDEATFTSADLVVVSPGVPWRHPVIARARDHGVRVVSEIELASRWLEGRIVAITGTKGKSTTTTLVGRILGAGGFEAVVGGNIGVPVSSQVALTGPGVVHVIEASSFQLEGIETFRPDVAVLLNFSPDHLDRHGTVEAYGAAKARVFENQRPDDWALVNADDEAAMGLSRSARSRRAAFTMAEADGARFAFDGEWIVERHQGLEIRLVPRDRLALAGRHLVADAVAAAGVGRLLGVAPEAIVAGVAGFRGLEHALEVVADVGGVTFVNDSKATNVDAAARAIESFASGVVAIVGGQFKGGDLRDLRAPLQASGAAVVAIGEARARVRDALAGVVPVHEAESMRAAVETAWRLAPAGGVVVLAPACASFDMFRDYAERGRVFKAEVARLAAAQATQEP, from the coding sequence ATGGGAAGCTTCGACGTGGCCGGCGCGCGGGTGGTCGTCGCGGGCGCGGCGCTGAGCGGCGTCGCGGCCGCGGAGCTGCTGGTTCGCCGCGGCGCGCGGGTGGTGCTGAGCGAGAGACGCGCGGCCATCGAGGACGCCGGGCGGCTCCGCGCCGCGGGCGTGGTCCTCGAGCTCGGAGGTCACGACGAGGCGACGTTCACGTCGGCCGATCTCGTCGTCGTGAGCCCCGGGGTGCCCTGGCGTCACCCGGTGATCGCGCGGGCACGCGACCACGGCGTGCGGGTCGTGAGCGAGATCGAACTGGCGTCGCGCTGGCTCGAGGGCCGGATCGTCGCCATCACCGGCACGAAGGGCAAGTCGACGACGACCACGCTCGTCGGCCGGATCCTGGGCGCGGGTGGGTTCGAAGCGGTCGTCGGCGGCAACATCGGCGTACCCGTGTCGAGTCAGGTCGCGTTGACGGGCCCCGGAGTGGTGCACGTGATCGAGGCGAGCAGCTTTCAGCTCGAGGGCATCGAGACGTTCCGGCCCGACGTGGCCGTGCTGCTGAACTTCTCGCCCGACCACCTCGATCGGCACGGAACCGTCGAGGCCTACGGCGCGGCCAAGGCGAGGGTGTTCGAGAACCAGCGCCCGGACGACTGGGCGCTGGTGAACGCGGACGACGAGGCGGCCATGGGTCTTTCCCGGTCGGCGCGGTCGCGCCGGGCTGCTTTCACGATGGCCGAGGCGGACGGCGCCCGTTTCGCGTTCGACGGCGAGTGGATCGTCGAGCGGCACCAGGGTCTCGAGATTCGGCTCGTGCCCCGCGATCGCCTGGCGCTGGCGGGCCGGCACCTCGTGGCCGATGCCGTCGCCGCGGCGGGCGTCGGGCGCCTGCTGGGTGTCGCGCCGGAGGCCATCGTGGCAGGCGTGGCGGGCTTCCGCGGCCTCGAGCACGCGCTCGAAGTGGTGGCCGACGTCGGGGGCGTCACCTTCGTGAACGACTCGAAGGCGACGAACGTCGATGCCGCCGCCAGGGCGATCGAGAGCTTCGCCTCGGGCGTGGTCGCCATCGTGGGCGGGCAGTTCAAGGGCGGCGATTTGCGCGATCTGCGCGCGCCGCTCCAGGCGAGCGGCGCGGCGGTGGTGGCCATCGGGGAGGCGCGGGCGCGCGTCCGCGACGCGCTCGCGGGCGTCGTGCCCGTGCACGAGGCGGAGTCGATGCGCGCCGCCGTCGAGACGGCGTGGCGGCTCGCCCCGGCCGGCGGCGTGGTGGTGCTCGCGCCCGCGTGTGCGAGCTTCGACATGTTCCGCGACTACGCGGAGCGTGGTCGCGTGTTCAAGGCGGAGGTGGCGCGGCTGGCGGCCGCGCAGGCGACGCAAGAGCCATGA
- the mraY gene encoding phospho-N-acetylmuramoyl-pentapeptide-transferase produces the protein MLYHLLYPLHQQISLLNVTRYITFRTAAASITALAISLLLGPWMIRKLREFQVGQVIRHEGPASHKAKAGTPTMGGLLILTAAIVPTLLWADLTNVYVWIAVLATTAFGAIGFLDDYLKIVRHSHHGLRPRYKLGAQVLVALGVGVTLLVLAEQNLYSTRLIFPFFKQLIPDLGYFYVPFAVVVLVGASNAVNLTDGLDGLAISCFAVAAAAFTALAYVTGHRVFAEYLLLVRFAPAAELTVFCGALVGAALGFLWYNSYPAEVFMGDVGSLALGGALGTVAILIKQEVLLVIVGGVFVAEALSVIVQVASFKTTGRRVFRMAPLHHHFELVGWSEPKVITRFLIVAILFALFSLTTLKLR, from the coding sequence ATGCTGTATCACCTGCTCTACCCGCTGCACCAGCAGATTTCGCTGCTGAACGTGACCAGGTACATCACGTTCCGGACGGCCGCGGCGAGCATCACCGCACTCGCCATCAGCCTGCTGCTCGGACCCTGGATGATCCGCAAGCTCCGGGAGTTCCAGGTCGGCCAGGTGATCCGGCACGAGGGACCGGCGAGTCACAAGGCCAAGGCCGGCACTCCGACGATGGGCGGGCTGCTGATCCTCACGGCGGCGATCGTGCCGACCCTCCTCTGGGCCGACCTGACGAACGTCTACGTGTGGATCGCGGTGCTCGCGACGACGGCCTTCGGCGCGATCGGGTTCCTCGACGACTACCTGAAGATCGTCCGGCACTCGCACCATGGGCTGCGGCCACGCTACAAGCTCGGCGCCCAGGTGCTCGTCGCACTCGGCGTGGGCGTGACGCTGCTCGTGCTGGCCGAGCAGAACCTCTACAGCACGCGGCTGATCTTCCCGTTCTTCAAGCAGCTGATTCCAGACCTCGGGTACTTCTACGTGCCGTTTGCCGTGGTCGTGCTGGTCGGCGCGTCGAACGCGGTCAACCTCACCGACGGTCTCGACGGCCTGGCGATCAGCTGCTTCGCCGTCGCGGCGGCCGCCTTCACGGCGCTCGCGTACGTCACGGGGCACCGCGTGTTCGCCGAGTACCTGCTGCTCGTGCGCTTCGCGCCCGCCGCCGAGCTCACCGTGTTCTGCGGCGCCCTCGTCGGCGCGGCCCTCGGGTTCCTCTGGTACAACTCGTATCCCGCCGAGGTCTTCATGGGCGATGTCGGGTCGCTGGCGCTCGGCGGGGCGCTCGGTACCGTGGCGATCCTCATCAAGCAGGAGGTCCTGCTCGTCATCGTCGGAGGGGTGTTCGTGGCCGAGGCGCTCTCGGTCATCGTCCAGGTCGCGTCGTTCAAGACGACCGGGCGACGGGTGTTCCGCATGGCGCCGCTGCATCACCACTTCGAGCTCGTCGGATGGAGCGAGCCGAAGGTGATCACGCGCTTCCTGATCGTCGCCATCCTGTTCGCGCTCTTCAGCCTGACCACGCTGAAGCTGCGCTGA
- a CDS encoding UDP-N-acetylmuramoyl-tripeptide--D-alanyl-D-alanine ligase, whose amino-acid sequence MTAASVVLTAAVVAEATGGRVVAGDPGQPLGRVAIDSRTMAPGDVFFSIVGPRFDGHAFVADAVRAGASGVVVADPSSVGGAACPVVVVPDTTRALQDLARFVRRASGARVVAITGSVGKTTTKEATAALLEARFRTHRNRGNLNNHIGLPLSLIELRDGADVSVVELGMNHAGEIRQLVGIAEPDVRVWLNVGAAHLEFFGTMDRIADAKAEILEGARASDVLVANADDPRVMSRSPRFAGRVVTFGLERPADVTAIAIDDRGFAGLRATARTPRGLVRVDLRLPGLGHLANVLAAIAVAEQFDVAPEAMADRIARLEPPPHRGQVLSLAGGVTLVDDSYNSSPTALARAIDTVRRGAGARRVVAFLGEMLELGPQSEALHREGGRLGARHGLALVVSVGGPAAAALGEGAVEAGLDRARVCHVDTSEEAARLASTLVRDGDVVLVKGSRGTQMERVVERLQAERG is encoded by the coding sequence GTGACGGCCGCGAGCGTGGTGCTGACGGCGGCCGTCGTGGCCGAGGCGACGGGCGGGCGCGTCGTCGCGGGCGACCCGGGCCAGCCGCTCGGTCGCGTCGCCATCGACTCGCGCACGATGGCGCCCGGCGACGTCTTCTTCTCGATCGTGGGCCCGAGGTTCGACGGCCACGCGTTCGTGGCCGACGCGGTGAGGGCGGGCGCCTCCGGCGTCGTGGTGGCCGACCCGTCGTCGGTCGGCGGGGCGGCGTGCCCGGTCGTCGTGGTGCCGGACACGACGCGGGCCCTGCAGGATCTCGCGCGGTTCGTGCGCAGGGCATCGGGTGCGCGCGTGGTCGCCATCACCGGCAGCGTCGGCAAGACGACGACGAAAGAGGCCACGGCGGCGCTGCTCGAGGCGCGGTTCCGGACGCATCGCAATCGCGGGAACCTCAACAACCACATCGGCCTCCCGCTCTCGCTCATCGAGCTGCGCGATGGCGCCGACGTGTCGGTGGTCGAGCTCGGCATGAACCACGCCGGCGAGATCCGGCAGCTCGTCGGCATCGCGGAGCCCGATGTGCGCGTCTGGCTCAACGTCGGTGCGGCCCACCTCGAGTTCTTCGGCACCATGGACCGCATCGCCGATGCCAAGGCCGAGATCCTCGAGGGCGCCCGCGCGAGCGACGTGCTCGTCGCCAACGCCGACGACCCGCGCGTGATGAGCCGGTCGCCGCGCTTTGCCGGCCGGGTCGTCACCTTCGGCCTCGAGCGCCCTGCCGACGTGACGGCCATCGCCATCGACGATCGCGGGTTCGCGGGCCTTCGCGCGACCGCGCGGACGCCCAGGGGCCTCGTGCGCGTCGACCTGCGCCTGCCCGGGCTCGGCCATCTCGCCAACGTGCTCGCCGCCATCGCGGTGGCGGAGCAGTTCGACGTCGCGCCAGAGGCGATGGCCGACCGGATCGCCCGCCTCGAGCCGCCTCCGCACCGGGGGCAGGTGCTCTCGCTCGCGGGCGGGGTCACGCTGGTCGACGACAGCTACAACTCGAGCCCCACGGCGCTCGCGCGGGCCATCGACACGGTCAGGCGCGGCGCCGGCGCGCGCCGCGTCGTCGCGTTCCTCGGCGAGATGCTCGAACTCGGGCCGCAGTCGGAGGCGCTGCACCGCGAGGGCGGGCGGCTCGGGGCACGGCACGGCCTCGCGCTCGTCGTGTCGGTGGGCGGGCCCGCTGCCGCCGCGCTCGGCGAGGGAGCCGTCGAGGCCGGGCTCGACCGCGCGCGGGTCTGCCATGTCGACACGAGCGAGGAGGCGGCCCGCCTCGCGTCCACGCTCGTCCGCGACGGCGACGTCGTGCTGGTGAAGGGGTCGCGAGGCACGCAGATGGAGCGCGTCGTCGAGCGCCTGCAGGCGGAGCGCGGCTGA
- a CDS encoding UDP-N-acetylmuramoyl-L-alanyl-D-glutamate--2,6-diaminopimelate ligase: MVALEGVGELPAGLRDRPVAAVEYDSRRVGPGAVFVGVRGQRADGALFGAEALERGAVAVVAESPAPPATPGPWLTTTDARLALAALAATFYRHPSEELLVVGVTGTNGKTTTTYLLQAIFQAAGLATGRIGTTGYQIGGVEHELARTTPEAPDVQRLLRRMVDERCTACVMEVSSHALALRRVDQMRFSAGLFTNLTRDHLDFHGGMEPYFAAKRRLFDLLSDGGPVVVNVDDAYGDRLARDFPRATTFAVDRAAAVRPEGLAPSIDGLRFEARTPQGLVSIDSGLVGRANAYNILGAVATAVALDLPRSGIERGIRSLASVPGRFERVSTLADDIAVVVDYAHTDDALRGVLETARPLARGRLVVVFGCGGDRDRTKRPLMGAVAARLSDVAIVTSDNPRSEDPRAIIEDVTAGFAPADRPVSRPGATLAMPRVATWTVVVDRREAIERAIATAGPGDLVVLAGKGHERTQEIAGRLLPFDDAAVAREALARRRARRTTTGGSA, from the coding sequence GTGGTGGCGCTCGAAGGGGTCGGCGAGCTGCCGGCCGGCCTTCGCGACCGTCCGGTCGCCGCTGTCGAGTACGACTCGCGGCGGGTCGGACCGGGTGCGGTGTTCGTCGGCGTGCGCGGCCAGCGCGCCGACGGTGCGCTGTTCGGCGCAGAGGCGCTCGAGCGGGGCGCGGTGGCCGTCGTGGCCGAGAGCCCGGCTCCGCCAGCCACCCCCGGACCCTGGCTGACGACCACCGACGCACGCCTGGCACTCGCCGCGCTCGCTGCCACGTTCTACCGGCACCCGAGCGAGGAACTGCTCGTCGTCGGCGTGACCGGCACGAACGGGAAGACGACGACCACGTACCTGCTGCAGGCCATCTTCCAGGCGGCGGGGCTCGCGACGGGACGCATCGGCACGACCGGCTACCAGATTGGCGGCGTCGAGCACGAGCTGGCCCGGACGACGCCCGAAGCGCCCGACGTGCAGCGGCTGCTGCGTCGCATGGTCGACGAGCGGTGCACCGCGTGCGTGATGGAGGTGTCGTCGCATGCGCTCGCCCTCCGACGCGTCGACCAGATGCGGTTCTCTGCGGGCCTCTTCACCAACCTGACCCGCGACCACCTCGATTTCCACGGCGGAATGGAGCCGTACTTCGCGGCCAAGCGCCGGCTGTTCGACCTGCTGTCGGATGGCGGGCCGGTGGTGGTCAACGTCGACGATGCGTACGGCGATCGCCTGGCGCGCGACTTCCCGCGGGCCACGACGTTCGCCGTCGACCGCGCCGCGGCCGTCCGGCCCGAGGGCCTCGCGCCCTCCATCGACGGGCTTCGGTTCGAGGCGCGGACGCCCCAGGGCCTGGTGTCGATCGACTCGGGACTCGTGGGCCGCGCGAACGCGTACAACATCCTCGGGGCGGTCGCGACCGCGGTGGCGCTCGACCTGCCGAGGAGCGGCATCGAGCGGGGCATCCGGTCGCTCGCGTCGGTGCCGGGGCGGTTCGAGCGTGTCTCGACGCTCGCCGACGACATCGCCGTCGTCGTCGACTACGCGCACACCGACGACGCGCTGCGCGGGGTGCTCGAGACGGCCCGACCGCTCGCGCGTGGCCGGCTCGTGGTCGTCTTCGGGTGCGGAGGAGACCGCGACCGCACGAAGCGGCCGTTGATGGGCGCGGTGGCCGCGCGGCTGAGCGACGTCGCGATCGTCACCTCGGACAACCCGCGCTCGGAGGATCCCCGAGCCATCATCGAAGACGTCACGGCGGGATTCGCGCCAGCCGACCGCCCGGTGTCCCGCCCCGGCGCGACGCTCGCGATGCCGCGCGTCGCCACGTGGACGGTCGTCGTCGATCGTCGCGAGGCGATCGAGCGCGCGATCGCCACAGCCGGCCCGGGCGATTTGGTGGTCCTGGCCGGCAAGGGCCACGAGCGCACGCAGGAGATCGCCGGCCGCCTGCTGCCCTTCGACGACGCCGCCGTGGCGCGCGAGGCGCTCGCGCGCCGTCGTGCACGTCGGACGACCACCGGAGGATCGGCGTGA
- a CDS encoding transpeptidase family protein has product MPDRSPSPEPEPFVETLNRPDVALDARLREAEAAAAEALACDWRPTVRRRLAVVAVLVACWIGAIEARLVYLQVVNHDEMVRLAERQHNRAITVPGKRGDLVDREGRLLAYSVDGDAIWADPSRVADAETTARAVCEAVDGCTPADRQVMEERLRRQRAFAYLWRTASPSDAQRVEALDLPGVAVHKEDRRYYPNREMAAHLLGYVGTDNTGLAGIEARYDAEITGRPGVMFVVTDARERVFSRIEQPPTTGTTLELTIDQSLQHIAERELEWGVAAYGARGGTVIVQEPRTGEVLALANWPRFNPNAFRGTEPERLRNRAVQEVYEPGSTFKLVTASAAIEEGLFRLDESIDVSNGLIRFGSRVIHDVKRYDTLSFTDVMVKSSNVGAIRVGLRLGNVRLGHYVRQFGFGQSIARDLPGESRGILWAPEQWSDSALASVSMGYQIGVTPIQMVTATSAVANGGELVVPRVVRARRAAGQRIEEPRTVIRRAITPQTASSLTAIMTEVVERGTAKAAQVPGYSVAGKTGTAAKLVGGRYSKTDYNASFIGFLPASRPAVSILVVIDTPRGGSIYGGAVAAPVFKRVAEATMRHLGIAPDRLPSPRVVVTERRAPPALVATTPARAPSFIVAAAGRPAGRGLMPDLRGLSAREAVHVLARLGIAVDLEGDGLVVDQDLEPGTPIDRGGRCRLRLARRIVADLPGDVR; this is encoded by the coding sequence GTGCCCGATCGGTCGCCCAGCCCCGAGCCCGAGCCGTTCGTCGAGACGCTGAACCGTCCCGACGTGGCGCTCGACGCCCGGCTCCGCGAGGCGGAGGCCGCGGCCGCCGAGGCGCTGGCCTGTGACTGGCGGCCGACCGTCCGCCGGCGGCTGGCCGTGGTGGCCGTGCTCGTCGCCTGCTGGATCGGCGCCATCGAAGCGCGCCTGGTCTACCTGCAGGTGGTCAACCACGACGAGATGGTGCGACTGGCCGAGCGCCAGCACAACAGGGCCATCACCGTGCCGGGCAAGCGCGGCGATCTCGTCGACCGGGAGGGCCGGCTGCTGGCCTACAGCGTCGACGGCGACGCGATCTGGGCCGACCCGTCACGCGTGGCCGACGCGGAGACGACCGCGCGGGCGGTCTGCGAGGCCGTCGACGGCTGCACGCCGGCCGACCGTCAGGTCATGGAGGAACGGCTGCGGCGCCAGCGGGCCTTCGCCTACCTCTGGAGGACCGCATCGCCCTCCGACGCCCAGCGGGTCGAGGCGCTCGATCTGCCGGGTGTCGCCGTGCACAAGGAGGACCGCCGCTACTACCCGAACCGGGAGATGGCCGCGCACCTGCTCGGATACGTCGGGACGGACAACACCGGCCTCGCCGGGATCGAGGCGCGGTACGACGCGGAGATCACCGGGCGGCCCGGCGTCATGTTCGTCGTGACCGACGCGAGGGAGCGGGTCTTCAGCCGGATCGAGCAGCCGCCGACGACGGGAACGACCCTCGAGCTGACCATCGACCAGTCGCTGCAGCACATCGCGGAGCGCGAGCTCGAGTGGGGGGTCGCCGCGTACGGCGCACGAGGCGGCACGGTCATCGTCCAGGAGCCGCGCACGGGCGAGGTGCTCGCGCTCGCGAACTGGCCGCGCTTCAATCCCAACGCGTTCCGGGGCACCGAGCCCGAGCGGCTGCGCAACCGCGCCGTGCAGGAGGTGTACGAGCCGGGCTCGACGTTCAAGCTGGTCACCGCCTCGGCGGCCATCGAAGAGGGCCTGTTCCGTCTCGACGAGTCCATCGACGTGAGCAACGGCCTGATCCGCTTCGGCTCGCGCGTGATCCACGACGTGAAACGCTACGACACCCTGAGCTTCACCGACGTCATGGTGAAGTCGAGCAACGTCGGAGCGATTCGCGTCGGCTTGCGGCTGGGCAACGTGCGCCTCGGGCACTACGTGCGGCAGTTCGGGTTCGGTCAGTCCATCGCGCGCGACCTGCCCGGCGAAAGCCGCGGCATCCTCTGGGCGCCGGAGCAGTGGAGCGACTCGGCCCTCGCGTCGGTGTCGATGGGCTATCAGATCGGCGTGACGCCCATTCAGATGGTGACCGCGACCAGCGCCGTCGCCAACGGCGGCGAGCTCGTGGTGCCGCGGGTCGTGCGCGCCCGCCGCGCCGCGGGGCAGCGGATCGAGGAGCCGCGGACGGTGATCCGGCGCGCCATCACGCCGCAGACGGCCTCCTCGCTGACCGCCATCATGACCGAGGTGGTCGAGCGGGGCACGGCGAAGGCCGCGCAGGTGCCGGGCTACTCCGTGGCCGGCAAGACGGGCACCGCGGCCAAGCTGGTCGGGGGGCGATACTCGAAGACCGACTACAACGCCTCGTTCATCGGCTTCCTGCCGGCGAGCCGGCCGGCGGTCTCGATCCTGGTCGTGATCGACACGCCGCGCGGCGGGAGCATCTACGGCGGGGCGGTGGCCGCGCCGGTGTTCAAGCGCGTGGCCGAGGCGACGATGCGTCATCTCGGCATCGCGCCCGATCGGCTGCCGTCGCCCAGGGTCGTCGTCACCGAGCGCCGAGCGCCGCCGGCCCTCGTGGCCACGACGCCCGCACGCGCGCCGTCGTTCATCGTCGCTGCTGCCGGCCGTCCGGCGGGGCGCGGGTTGATGCCCGACCTGCGCGGCCTGAGCGCCCGCGAGGCGGTGCACGTGCTCGCCCGCCTCGGCATCGCCGTCGACCTCGAGGGCGATGGCCTCGTCGTCGACCAGGACCTCGAGCCGGGCACGCCGATCGACCGCGGTGGACGCTGCCGCCTGCGCCTCGCCCGCCGGATCGTCGCCGACCTCCCGGGAGACGTCCGGTGA
- a CDS encoding cell division protein FtsL codes for MNDVDFEYAIRRDVQNGGVVRTVDRARHRELWIWVAVGAALLAVLLVTAFQYHEFIAYGYGLDDVKGQIKVEQQIERQLRLEITTLQSPRRLERIATKDLQLVAPAADRAVVVERVTTSPAPSQGIVASR; via the coding sequence ATGAACGACGTCGACTTCGAGTACGCCATTCGCCGCGACGTGCAGAACGGCGGCGTGGTGAGAACGGTCGATCGGGCCCGGCACCGGGAGCTCTGGATCTGGGTCGCTGTGGGTGCCGCGCTGCTCGCGGTGCTGCTCGTCACGGCGTTCCAGTACCACGAGTTCATCGCGTACGGCTACGGGCTCGACGACGTGAAGGGCCAGATCAAGGTCGAGCAGCAGATCGAACGCCAGCTCCGCCTCGAGATCACCACACTGCAGTCGCCCCGGCGGCTCGAGCGGATTGCCACGAAGGACCTCCAGCTCGTGGCCCCGGCCGCCGATCGGGCCGTGGTCGTCGAGCGGGTCACCACCTCGCCTGCCCCCTCGCAGGGCATCGTCGCGTCGCGCTGA
- the rsmH gene encoding 16S rRNA (cytosine(1402)-N(4))-methyltransferase RsmH: MALHEPVLTREVVDLLQPVRGGLFVDCTVGLGGHARAMLDAGATRLVGLDRDAEALAQARTALAAHGDRVTLVHADYRDLDAVLDARGIGRVDGVLADLGVSSMQLDDPSRGFSFRVDEPLDMRMDRSSGETAARWLGRVEEGELADTIYAFGEERFSRRIARTIVAARAVAPIETTGQLAAIVRRAVPTRGWQRIDPATRTFQAIRIRVNDELDRLDAFLEAAAGRLAAGARLVVISFHSLEDRIVKHTFRALASAGRALVRLLTARPLVASDEELARNPRARSAKLRAVERLA; encoded by the coding sequence ATGGCGTTGCACGAGCCGGTGCTCACGCGCGAGGTCGTCGACCTGCTGCAGCCAGTTCGGGGCGGGCTGTTCGTCGACTGCACGGTGGGGCTCGGAGGCCACGCCCGGGCGATGCTCGACGCGGGCGCGACTCGCCTCGTGGGTCTCGACCGCGATGCCGAGGCGCTGGCGCAGGCCCGCACGGCGCTCGCCGCGCATGGTGACCGCGTGACGCTCGTGCACGCCGACTACCGCGACCTCGATGCGGTGCTCGACGCGCGTGGCATCGGACGAGTCGACGGCGTCCTGGCCGATCTCGGCGTCTCGTCGATGCAGCTCGACGATCCGTCGCGCGGCTTCAGCTTCCGCGTCGACGAGCCGCTCGACATGCGCATGGATCGCTCGTCAGGGGAGACGGCCGCCAGGTGGCTCGGCCGCGTCGAGGAGGGCGAGCTCGCCGACACGATCTACGCCTTCGGCGAGGAGCGGTTCTCGCGGCGGATCGCCCGGACGATCGTCGCGGCGCGGGCCGTCGCGCCCATCGAGACGACGGGTCAGCTCGCCGCGATCGTCCGGCGGGCGGTGCCGACGAGAGGCTGGCAGCGAATCGACCCGGCGACGCGCACGTTCCAGGCGATCCGGATCCGGGTCAACGACGAGCTCGACCGGCTCGACGCGTTCCTCGAAGCCGCCGCGGGGCGCCTCGCGGCCGGCGCGCGCCTGGTTGTGATCTCGTTCCACTCGCTCGAGGATCGGATCGTCAAGCACACGTTCCGCGCGCTCGCCTCGGCGGGACGCGCGCTCGTGCGGCTTCTGACGGCACGTCCCCTCGTCGCGTCCGACGAAGAGCTCGCCCGCAACCCGCGAGCGCGCAGCGCGAAGCTCCGCGCGGTGGAGAGGCTGGCATGA
- a CDS encoding division/cell wall cluster transcriptional repressor MraZ, translated as MERNGATAVLRGNYTAKIDDKGRLKVPSEFRALTEAHYGPKIFITSLDGRSVRLYPLSVWEDIENRLATMASTDPTRVRLLRRVMHHGQMAEFDAQGRVLIPARLRATAEMTGEVDVIGMLSYLEVWNSGRLSANLEEDPLTEDDWQRLSNAGV; from the coding sequence ATGGAGCGAAATGGGGCGACAGCCGTGCTCAGAGGCAACTACACGGCGAAGATCGACGACAAGGGCCGCCTCAAGGTCCCGAGCGAGTTTCGGGCCCTGACCGAGGCGCACTACGGCCCCAAGATCTTCATCACCAGCCTCGACGGCCGCAGCGTCCGGCTCTACCCCCTTTCCGTCTGGGAGGACATCGAAAACCGCCTCGCAACGATGGCCTCGACCGATCCCACGCGGGTGCGTCTGCTGCGGCGCGTCATGCACCACGGCCAGATGGCCGAGTTCGACGCCCAGGGCCGCGTGCTCATCCCCGCCCGCCTTCGCGCGACGGCGGAGATGACGGGCGAGGTCGACGTCATTGGCATGTTGTCATACCTGGAGGTCTGGAACAGCGGCCGCCTGTCGGCCAACCTCGAGGAAGACCCGCTCACCGAAGACGATTGGCAGCGGCTCTCGAACGCGGGAGTGTAG